The sequence GGGCGGGGTCGGCTGTCCCGTGCCGAGGAAATCGGGGCCCTGCTGCTGCCAGCCGGGCTGCTGGCCGTAGTTCTGCTGCTGGTAGCCCTGCTGCTGCTGGTAGCCGGGCTGGGCCTGCTGGTAACCCTGCTGGCCCTGCTGCTGGTAGCCGGGGTAGCCCTGCTGGCCCTGCTGCTGGCCGTAGTTCGGCGGCTGCTGCTGGTAGCCGGGCTGGCCCTGCTGGCCGTAGTTCTGCTGTGGGTATCCGGGCTGCTGCGGGTAGCCGGGCTGTCCCTGCTGCGGGTAACCACCCTGCTGGGGGTGGCCCTGGGCGTGCGGTTGACTGTTCTGCTGCGCACCCTCGTTCCAACGGTAGGCGATCGTCCTGTCAGGCTGCTGGCCTGGCGTAGGCGACTGGTCGGGGGGATTGTTGGCAGGCATGCTCACTCACAATGTGGACTTCTCGGATATAGAGAAGTTAGTGCACATTGGTAGCAGGCGGCTTGCATTGAACTAACCAGGAGATTGCTCTGTCCAAGGGGAATCAGACCCGTTCCAGCGTTTTGACGGGTTTCCTCAGCATGATCTCGCCGTTGCCGGTGGAGGCCACCGCGTCCCACGAGACGAGGCTGCTGCCGGTGTAGAGCACCCGGAACACCATCTTGAACAGCCAGCTCGTCCGGTTGTCCGGGTCACGGGTGAGCCCCAGCATCACCGGAGCCCGCCGGTGCGAGACGACCAGGCCGGAGACCGTGAACTGCTGCTGCATGCCGAAGTTGCCCCTGCGGTTCCTCGTCATCCGGACGTCCACCACCTGCCCCACCCATACACCCTCCGAATCCCACACCGACTGACCGATGAGGTCACCGACTCCCGCCATCCCGACCTCCTGCGAAACCCCCGGAAAATGGTTATCAGTCTTTCAGTGGAATCACGTTTTCCCAGGTAGCGGCACGCACTGGAGGTCAGTGAGGCGCGAACGGCGCGGACTGGGTAAAGTGAGCGCTCTAGAACAAGGTTCGGGAGTGTGGATGACGAAGTTCGACGAGGCGACACAGGCCATCCGGGTGGACGAGACCACCTATGACGTGTGTCTGGACCCCGGATACTCGATCGGCGGGCCGCTCAACGGCGGATACCTGATGGCCGTGCTCCTGCGCGCCGTCGTGGACGCCTCGCCGCACGACCACCCGGTGACCACCAGCGCGCAGTTCCTGCGCGCCCCTCGGCCCGGCCCCGCCCGGGTCCGGCTGGAGCAGATCAAAGCCGGTCGCACCGCGGCGATGACCAGGGCGACCCTGATCCAGGACGACACCTCCTTCATCGAGACCCTCGTCACGACGGCGACCCTGGGCGACGTCGCCCCCGACTGGACGGACCGCCCCTCGGCGGACATGCCGCCCGTCGAACGGTGCGTCGTGCTGCCCGCCCCCAAGCCCGAGTCGAACATGACGCTCAACGCGCAGATGGAGATGGCGTTCGACCCGCCCACCATCGGCTGGCTCGACGGCAACCCCACCGGCCGGCCCGAGGCCCGCGCCTACTTCCGGATGGCCGAGCCGCAGGACCCCGACCCCTACGTGCTGGCGCTGGCCGTGGATGCCCTGCCGCCGGTGGTCTTCTCCGCCGGTGCCCGCGGCTGGGCCCCGACCGTGGATCTCACCTGGCACCTGCGCGCCCTGCCCGCCCCCGGCTGGCTCACCCTGCTCGGCAGCGGCCGGATGATCAGTGACGGCTGGTTCGACGAGGAGGTCGAGGTCTGGGACTCCGCCGGCCGTCTGGTGGCCCAGTCCCGCCAGCTCGCCCGGGTGGGCAGAGGCTGAGCCACGAATCAGCGGTGTGAGGATTCTTACCGTGAGCGGTCGTCCCAGGTCGCCTAACCTTGGGAACCGTGTCGCAAGCGAGTATCGGAATCTTTGACAGCGGTGTGGGCGGCCTCACGGTGGCCAGGGCGATCATCGATCAGCTGCCCAATGAATCGATCTTCTATGTGGCCGACACGGCGCGGCAGCCGTACGGCCCCAAGTCCATCGCGCAGGTCCGCGCCTACGCGCTGGAGGTGATGGACCACCTCGTCGAGCACGACGTCAAGATGCTGGTGATCGCGTGCAACAGCGCCAGCGCGGCGGTGCTGCGGGACGCGCGCGAACGCTATGACGTGCCGGTCGTCGAGGTGATCCAGCCGGCGGCGCGCCGGGCCGTGCAGGCCACCCGCAACGGCCGGGTCGGGGTGATAGGGACCCGGGCCACCATCGAGTCGATGGCCTACCACGACGCGTTCGCCGCCGCCCCCGACGTCATGCTGACCGGGGTGGCGGCGCCCCGGCTGGTGGAGTTCGTGGAACGCGGGGAGACGATGAGCGAGGAGCTCATCGAGGTCATCCGCGGCTACATGGGGCCGGTGCTGCGCGACGGGTGCGACACGCTGATCCTGGGGTGCACGCACTACCCGCTGCTCACCGCCCCCATCTCCTACGTCGCCGGAGACGGCGTCACGCTGGTCTCCAGCGCCGACGAGACCGCCAAGGACGTCTACCGCATCCTGCACGACCGGGGCCTGGCCGCGGCGGGCGGCACCCCCCGCCACCGGTTCGGCGCCACCGGCGACACCGTCCTGTTCGAGCAGCTCGGCCGGCGCTTCCTCGGACCGGAGATCCAGGCGGTCGAGCTCGCACCGGTGGGCGACGTCCCCGGCAACGGGCAGCGTCCGTGAAGGCGGCGATCGCCGGCATCCGGGCCGTGACGTGCCGCATCGCAACCTGAGAAGGCAACGTAAGAAGGAGGAGGCCGCCGTGAAATTGACGATCATCGGGTGCTCTGGAAGCTTTCCCGGCCCGGACAGTCCCTCCTCCTGCTATCTGCTGGAGGCCGAGGGGTTCCGCATGCTGCTGGATTTCGGCAACGGCGCGCTGGGCGCGCTCCAGCGGCACATCGGCCTCTACGACGTGGACGCCATCTGCCTGTCCCACCTGCACGCCGACCACTGCCTCGACCTCTGCCCCTACCATGTGGTCCGCACCTACTCCCCGCGTGGACCGCTCCCCAGAGTGCCGGTCCACGCCCCCGCCGACGCGCCCCGCCGCCTGGCCGCCGCCTACGGCATGCCCGACGAGCCGGGGCTTGAGACGGCCTTCGACTTCGCGCGGCTGACGCCGGGGGTGTTCGAGGTCGGCCCGTTCCAGGTGACGGCCGCGCGGATGAACCACCCGGTCGAGACCTACGGGTTCCGGGTCTCCTACGGCGGGCGCTCGGTGGCCTACTCGGGAGACACCGGCGAGTCCGCCGAGCTGGTCAAACTCGCCTCCGGAGCGGACGTGCTCCTGTGCGAGGCCTCCTTCCTGGAACGGCCCGGCCTCCCCGCCGGCCTGCACCTGACCGGCCGCCAGGCCGCCGAGCACGCGGCGAGGGCGGACGTGGGCACCCTGGTGCTGACCCACCTCGTGCCCTGGTACGACCGCGAGCAGATCCTCCAGGAGGCGTCCCTGGGAGGTTTCGGGGGACGGACCGAACTCGCGCGGAGTGGGGCCCTGTATGACCTAGGGTGAGTTTCATGGCCCGTGCAGATGGACGTTCTCCCGATCAGCTCCGCCCCGTCACCATCACCCGCGGCTGGCTCGCCCACGCCGAAGGATCGGTGCTCGTCGAGTTCGGCGGCACCAAGGTGCTCTGCGCCGCCTCCGTGCAGGACAGCGTGCCGCGCTGGCGCCGGGGGAGCGGCCAGGGCTGGGTCACCGCCGAGTACGCCATGCTGCCCCGGGCCACGAACACCCGTAACGACCGGGAGTCGGTGCGCGGCAAGATCGGCGGCCGGACGCACGAGATCTCCCGCCTGATCGGCCGGTCCCTGCGGGCCTGCGTCGACTACAAGACCCTCGGCGAGAACTCGATCGTCATCGACTGCGACGTGCTCCAGGCCGACGGCGGCACCCGCACGGCCGCGATCACCGGCGCCTACGTGGCGCTGGCCGACGCGGTCGCCTGGATGCGCGAGCGCAAGATGTGCAAGGGCGACCCGCTGATCGACTCGGTCTCGGCCGTGTCGGTCGGCGTCGTCGGTTCCACACCCCTGCTGGACCTGTGCTATACCGAGGACGTCGCCGCCGAGACGGACATGAACGTGGTGATGACCGGGAGCGGCGCGTTCGTGGAAGTGCAGGGCACGGCCGAGGGCAAGCCGTTCGACCGCGGCGCCCTGGACGAGCTGCTCGACCTCGGTGTCGCCGGGTGCGCGGAGCTCACCCGCCTTCAGCGGGAGACGCTGGCGTGAGCGCGGAGCCGACCGGCCGCCCCGGCGTGCCCGCCGACCGGGTGGTCCTGGCCACCCGCAACATGGGAAAGATCGTCGAGCTCCGTCGCATCCTCGCCGACGCCTCGGTGCCGGTGGAGATCGTCGGGCTGGAGGAGTTCCCCGAGATCGGCGACGTCGCCGAGACCGGCCTGACCTTCGCCGCGAACGCCCTGCTCAAGGCGCACGCCGTCGCCCAGGCGTCAGGCCTGCCCGCGATCGCCGACGACTCGGGCCTGTGCGTCGACGCACTGAACGGCATGCCGGGCATCTTCTCGGCCCGCTGGTCCGGCAGGCACGGCGACGACCGGGCGAACCTGGAGCTGCTGCTCGCACAGGTGTCCGACGTGCCGCGCGAGCACCGTGGCGCCCACTTCGCGTGTGCCGCGGCGCTGGCCCTGCCCTCAGGCCAGGAGCGCGTCGCCGAGGGGTCCCTGCACGGCCTGATCATCGACGCGCCACGCGGGACCAACGGCTTCGGCTACGATCCGATCTTCCTGCCCGACGGGGAGAGCCGGACGACCGCCGAGCTGTCGGCGCAGGAGAAGGACGCCATCAGCCACCGGGGCCGCGCCTTCCGCGCCCTGGCGCCCATCCTCGCCGAAGTGATCTCCTAACGGGCCCTGAGAGCTGGGAGAACGGCGACAGCCGGGGAGCTTCCGGTGGACCGGGACGGCCGGCGTGGGGAGTCCGGCTGCTCCGTGGAGCGATCGGCGCTTCGCCGTCAGGCCTCGGCTACCGGCGAGCGGCGGGATAGCATGATCCAGGCACGGGAGGTGCCGCGCGCGGTCTTCGACCGGAATCGGCGCGCTCGGAGACGATCAGCACGGAGCCGAGTTGGAGAAGGCGGAGCCCGGCGTCGGAGACGGGATCTTCGGCGCCTGTGTCGAGGAGCCGGACGGCGCCGTCACCGGGCTCCGCACCGGCGCCGGGAGACGCCGGCGGGCCGATCACCTCGGTGACAGCTGCGGCTGATAACCCATGGGATTCGATGGGATCTTGGTTCCCGACTGGGCCAAGCCGTACGTCGGCTGGGTGGTCGGGATGGACTGGCCCGAAGGCGATGAGGAAGGGTGTTTCCGGCTCGCCGACGCCTGCGTGACCGCCGCTCATCGGGTCGTTGAGGGGACCGGCGCCGACCAACTCCACAGCGCCCAGAAGATCGGCGCGGCCTGGGACGGCGAGGCCCATACCGCCTTCGCCGCGCACGTCACCAGGGTGGTGGGCGGGCGGGTCGCCGAGCTGGTCACCCGGCTGGTCAATGCCGCCGTCGCGCTCAACAACGTCGGCGTGCAGATCCAGTACGCCAAGTACATGATCGAGGCCACGGTATGGCTGCTGATCCTGCAGCTGGGTTACCTGCTGGCCGCCGCCGTGACCAGTGGGGGCGCGAGCCTGGCGCTCATCCCGGCCCGGTTGCAGCTCGCCCGTCTGACGGTCGCGCAGATCGCCGAGCGGGCCCTGGTCAACATGCGGCTGTTCGCCGTCATCGTCGGCGGCATGGACGCCGGCGTCCAGTCCCTGCAGATCGCCCAGGGCCGCCGCGACGACTTCGACCGGTGGCAGCTGCTGATGTCCACGCTGGCCGGCGGTGCGATGGGCGCCATGATGGGGGGACTGTCGGGTGGGCTGAGCCAGCTGGCCACTCCGGCCCTGCAGGCGGGTCTTTCCCGAGCCGAGATGAGCCTGGCGGAGAAGCTGCTGGCCGCCGCCACCAACTCCTTCTACGGCCAGGCCGCCCAGTACGCGCTGACCGGCGGCATCACCACCGCCGGCAGCATGCTCGTCAATGGCGACTTCAGCTGGGACCTGCTCGCCAAGGGCATCACCTCCAGCGCGCTGGGCGCCGACGGCCAGCACCTGGCCGCACCCATCACCCACGGTGGCGGCGCGCCCCCGCCCCATCCCACCCCCCTCCTGCCCGGCTCCGATCCCCACCCCGGCCCGGGGTCCCCGTCCGGTTCCGGCCGTGACGTCTCGCTCGGCTCGGAGTCCCCGTCCGGTTCCGGCCGTGACGCCTCGCTCAGCCAGGCCGACACCCCCACCCCCGAGGCGGCCCGGCCTCCCTCCACCACGCACGGTGGACCGGACCCCTCTTCCCCCGCCGGCCAGAACGGTTTCCCCGTGGGAGGCCGCGCGCAGGCCGCACCGGAGGGCCATGCCGTACCGAACGGCAGCGCGCGGCCGGACGGGAGCCAGGCACCGCGGGCGGCGCAACCCCCGCCGGCACACGCGAGAACGGACGGCGGCGCGGCCGGAGGGGGGCGCCCCGCCGCCGGGAGGACGGACAGCGCGCCGGGCCCGGGAGGGCGGCCGGACGGCGCGGCGCCGCTCTCGCGCATCGACCAGTTGATCAACCGGCCGGCCGAGCAGCCGAGCGCGCCGGCGCCACAACGCTTTCCGGAGCGATCGGCGCACGCCGAGGAGGGGCCGCAGACCTGGAACGACGGCGGTTGGGAGGGTTCCCGTGACGTTCCGGACACTCCGCGCGGGGGAGAGCCGGACACGGTGGCCGCGTCGGTCCCCGACCGCGCCCCCGTACACCCGGGTGAGGGGACCGCGGCCTCGAATCGGGGGCCGGTCAGGGATGTCGAGAACGTGGACCTCCATCCGGGCTCCGCGGCGACGTGGCCCGACGTGGGTCCGGCGCCGATGAGGACCGCCGAGGGGGTCAGGCCCCTCGACGCCGCCAGGGACGCCCTTGCCGGCGGCGACGTCGCGGGTGCCCGGTCGGCGGCGGACGCGGCCAGGGCGGCCGCCGACGAGGTGCGACGATCGGGAACGGCTCCCAGGGACGAGGTCGCACGGGCCGAACGGGACGCCCTCCAGGCCGAGCGGATCGCCGAGGTCGTCGCGGAGCTGGACGGTATCGGCGGTCTGCGCGCGGAGAACCTGGCCAAGATCAGAGAATTCGGCCTCAACATCGAGATACGGACCTTCGATGAGCAGGTCAGGGGGCAGGAGAACTTCATCCCGGTCACCTATGACGCGGACACGAACACGCTGACGGTCCAGCAGCACATGGCATGGCGGTCGCCGGCCGAGGAGCTCGCCGACTTCGTGGGCGGGCGCTTCCAGCCGTTCGAGGACATGATCAGCCAACGCGAGTTCGTGGCGCAGGATGTCAGCGACTGGCCCGGGCTGCCCGCGTGGAGCGAGGGGGCTGTGCGCTTCCGCACCCAGGCGGAGTACGACGCCTGGGTGGACGGAGCCATGGTGCCGCAGTCCGAGCGGTTCACCGACGCCCAGAAGGACTCGCTGGACGCCTACCGCAGGGAGCCGACCTACAGAGAGATCAACGATCCGCTCCGCGGCCACGGCCACCACTCGCCCGCCGCGGCCGAGCACACCGCTCACATCGACTCGGCGATGCACCAGTCCGTCATCCCCGAGGACGTCGTCGTCGCCCGGCACGTCTCTCCGGCCGCTTTCGACCGGCCGATCGCGCAGTTGGAAGGGACGGTCCAGGGGGATCTCGCCTATGTGTCCACCTCGACCGCCAAGAACCCCGAACGCTACATGCACCTGGCCCTCGAGCTGGAGTCGCTGGTCAAGCTCTGGCTCCGCGTCCCCGAGGGAACGCACGCGGTTCACATGACCGGTCTCCATCCGAACACCGAGATGTTCGGCCCGACCCACGAGCTGCTGCTCGACCGCGGTGTCCGCTACCGGGTCGACAAGGTGGTGTACGAGGACGGTGGCTGGAAGGTGTTCGGTACGGTGCTGGGCAAGGAGGGCTGAAAATGGAGCCTCGGTGGGACGATCCGGAGTTCCGCACGTTCGACGCCCCGCAGGAGTGGTCCTGGACCACCGACGGGCCGGTCCGCTATGTCCCGGTCACCCGCGAGGGCCTGCCCCTGGGCTTCCTCTGGGTCGCCCTGACGCCCGGCGCCGCGGGCTTCGTCCCGGCCGCCACCTCCGGGGGGGCGGGCATGAACGCGAGTGTCGCGTGGGTCGCACGCCTGCGTTCCGCCAAGGCGGCGGGAGACGATCCCCTCGCGGCGCTGCGCAGGTGGGCGGGGGAGGCCGAGGACGCGCTGTGCGGATCCGTCCCTGTCGGCGCGGAGAGCGAGATCTCCAGCCTGGCCGGGCTCTCCGAGCTCGCCGGCCGCTCCTGAAAGACCTCCGGGGAGCCTGCGACGAGGGAGGCCGGCGCTGGGAGAACGGCCTCCGGCGACGCCCGGAGCGGGGCCGGGCGGTCCCGTAATGGCGGCGTAAGATCCTGCGCCCTCCGATGGGCGTAGCGTCGGAGGATGGAGAGCAACAGGCGCATGCCCCCGTGGGCGGCGGCGCTGATCGGCCTGGTGTCCGGTGCGGTGGCGGTGGGGGTTTCCCTGCTGGCCGCGGGCCTGGTGAAAGCCTCGGCCTTCCCGGTTGTCGCGGTCGGCAACGCCGCCGTCGACCTCACCCCGGCCGCGCTGAAGGACTTCGCCATCCGCACCTTCGGCGAGAACGACAAGATGGTCCTGCTGACGGGCATCTTCCTGGTCCTCGCCGCGATCGCCGCCGCCGTCGGAGTCCTGGCGGTCCGGGACCTCCGGTACGGCCTGGCGGGCCTGGCCGCCTTCGGCGTCGTCGGCGTCCTGGCCGTCCTGACCCGCCCCGGCGCCGCGGTCGTGGACGTCGTCCCCACGGTGGCGGGCGTCGCCGCCGCCATGTTCGCCCTGCACCGCCTCACCGCCCGCGCCCTGGCCCCGCCGGCCGGCCCGCGCGAGGCGGGTCCGCCGGCCGGCCCGCACGGCACCGGCCCGAGCGGCGGGGAACCCGCCGCCGGAGCTGGAGGGGAGGAGCGGTACGGCGCGCCGGTCCCGCCGGTCATGCGGGCGGGGAACGGCCCCTACCCGTTCGACCGGCGCAGGCTGCTGATCGGGACGCTGGGTGGAGTCGCCGTCGCCGGAGCGGCCGGCGTGGCCGGGCGGATGCTGTCGGGCCGGGCGGAGGTGGCCGCGGCCCGGGTCGGCATGGCACTGCCCCGCCCCGCCGTCCCCGCCGCGCCGCTCCCGGCCGGCGCAGACCTGAAGATCAGAGGGCTGTCGCCGTTCGTCACCCCGAACCACGACTTCTACCGGGTGGACACCGCCCTCGTGCTGCCCCAGGTGGACCCCCGCGACTGGA comes from Streptosporangium roseum DSM 43021 and encodes:
- a CDS encoding thioesterase family protein → MTKFDEATQAIRVDETTYDVCLDPGYSIGGPLNGGYLMAVLLRAVVDASPHDHPVTTSAQFLRAPRPGPARVRLEQIKAGRTAAMTRATLIQDDTSFIETLVTTATLGDVAPDWTDRPSADMPPVERCVVLPAPKPESNMTLNAQMEMAFDPPTIGWLDGNPTGRPEARAYFRMAEPQDPDPYVLALAVDALPPVVFSAGARGWAPTVDLTWHLRALPAPGWLTLLGSGRMISDGWFDEEVEVWDSAGRLVAQSRQLARVGRG
- the murI gene encoding glutamate racemase, producing the protein MSQASIGIFDSGVGGLTVARAIIDQLPNESIFYVADTARQPYGPKSIAQVRAYALEVMDHLVEHDVKMLVIACNSASAAVLRDARERYDVPVVEVIQPAARRAVQATRNGRVGVIGTRATIESMAYHDAFAAAPDVMLTGVAAPRLVEFVERGETMSEELIEVIRGYMGPVLRDGCDTLILGCTHYPLLTAPISYVAGDGVTLVSSADETAKDVYRILHDRGLAAAGGTPRHRFGATGDTVLFEQLGRRFLGPEIQAVELAPVGDVPGNGQRP
- a CDS encoding MBL fold metallo-hydrolase — its product is MKLTIIGCSGSFPGPDSPSSCYLLEAEGFRMLLDFGNGALGALQRHIGLYDVDAICLSHLHADHCLDLCPYHVVRTYSPRGPLPRVPVHAPADAPRRLAAAYGMPDEPGLETAFDFARLTPGVFEVGPFQVTAARMNHPVETYGFRVSYGGRSVAYSGDTGESAELVKLASGADVLLCEASFLERPGLPAGLHLTGRQAAEHAARADVGTLVLTHLVPWYDREQILQEASLGGFGGRTELARSGALYDLG
- the rph gene encoding ribonuclease PH, translating into MARADGRSPDQLRPVTITRGWLAHAEGSVLVEFGGTKVLCAASVQDSVPRWRRGSGQGWVTAEYAMLPRATNTRNDRESVRGKIGGRTHEISRLIGRSLRACVDYKTLGENSIVIDCDVLQADGGTRTAAITGAYVALADAVAWMRERKMCKGDPLIDSVSAVSVGVVGSTPLLDLCYTEDVAAETDMNVVMTGSGAFVEVQGTAEGKPFDRGALDELLDLGVAGCAELTRLQRETLA
- a CDS encoding XTP/dITP diphosphatase; protein product: MSAEPTGRPGVPADRVVLATRNMGKIVELRRILADASVPVEIVGLEEFPEIGDVAETGLTFAANALLKAHAVAQASGLPAIADDSGLCVDALNGMPGIFSARWSGRHGDDRANLELLLAQVSDVPREHRGAHFACAAALALPSGQERVAEGSLHGLIIDAPRGTNGFGYDPIFLPDGESRTTAELSAQEKDAISHRGRAFRALAPILAEVIS
- a CDS encoding ADP-ribosyltransferase, with the translated sequence MVPDWAKPYVGWVVGMDWPEGDEEGCFRLADACVTAAHRVVEGTGADQLHSAQKIGAAWDGEAHTAFAAHVTRVVGGRVAELVTRLVNAAVALNNVGVQIQYAKYMIEATVWLLILQLGYLLAAAVTSGGASLALIPARLQLARLTVAQIAERALVNMRLFAVIVGGMDAGVQSLQIAQGRRDDFDRWQLLMSTLAGGAMGAMMGGLSGGLSQLATPALQAGLSRAEMSLAEKLLAAATNSFYGQAAQYALTGGITTAGSMLVNGDFSWDLLAKGITSSALGADGQHLAAPITHGGGAPPPHPTPLLPGSDPHPGPGSPSGSGRDVSLGSESPSGSGRDASLSQADTPTPEAARPPSTTHGGPDPSSPAGQNGFPVGGRAQAAPEGHAVPNGSARPDGSQAPRAAQPPPAHARTDGGAAGGGRPAAGRTDSAPGPGGRPDGAAPLSRIDQLINRPAEQPSAPAPQRFPERSAHAEEGPQTWNDGGWEGSRDVPDTPRGGEPDTVAASVPDRAPVHPGEGTAASNRGPVRDVENVDLHPGSAATWPDVGPAPMRTAEGVRPLDAARDALAGGDVAGARSAADAARAAADEVRRSGTAPRDEVARAERDALQAERIAEVVAELDGIGGLRAENLAKIREFGLNIEIRTFDEQVRGQENFIPVTYDADTNTLTVQQHMAWRSPAEELADFVGGRFQPFEDMISQREFVAQDVSDWPGLPAWSEGAVRFRTQAEYDAWVDGAMVPQSERFTDAQKDSLDAYRREPTYREINDPLRGHGHHSPAAAEHTAHIDSAMHQSVIPEDVVVARHVSPAAFDRPIAQLEGTVQGDLAYVSTSTAKNPERYMHLALELESLVKLWLRVPEGTHAVHMTGLHPNTEMFGPTHELLLDRGVRYRVDKVVYEDGGWKVFGTVLGKEG
- a CDS encoding molybdopterin-dependent oxidoreductase: MESNRRMPPWAAALIGLVSGAVAVGVSLLAAGLVKASAFPVVAVGNAAVDLTPAALKDFAIRTFGENDKMVLLTGIFLVLAAIAAAVGVLAVRDLRYGLAGLAAFGVVGVLAVLTRPGAAVVDVVPTVAGVAAAMFALHRLTARALAPPAGPREAGPPAGPHGTGPSGGEPAAGAGGEERYGAPVPPVMRAGNGPYPFDRRRLLIGTLGGVAVAGAAGVAGRMLSGRAEVAAARVGMALPRPAVPAAPLPAGADLKIRGLSPFVTPNHDFYRVDTALVLPQVDPRDWTLRIHGMVDRPVELTFADLMKRPLEEADITLCCVSNEVGGPYIGNARWLGTSLAGVLRDAGVRKGADMLLSTSADGWTCGTPVDVVLDGRDALLAFGMNGEALPVAHGFPVRQVVPGLYGYVSATKWVTEIKVTRFDRDEAYWTPKGWSARGPVKTQSRIDLPRDGARVAPGRTVIAGVAWAQHKGVDAVEVRIDRGQWRQARLAVAPTADTWRQWVVDDWDATPGSHTIEVRATDATGYTQTPDLAPVAPDGATGWHSVSVDVA